In uncultured Bacteroides sp., the following proteins share a genomic window:
- a CDS encoding acyltransferase family protein, whose amino-acid sequence MRNRDLSLDLLRILSAISVITIHVAGDYWSAVSIHSLEWQTFNFYDSMARFSVPAFVMISGVLLLDTSYKLTVSDLFKKKILRFILMFLIWSLFYTFVFTPPHNLKELLVSCFSGTTHLWFLKMIIGLYILIPILRKIVSDKQTARYFLIVYIVFSLFVYPLQGVNYFGIIYDQFIDNGYMYMPLGFTGYFIAGYYLKRMATFKKNARVCIYLLAIVGFIITVIGTGVISNAKGTATESLYDYLTPNVAMMTLGVFTFFNYRMPKIEFSDKMRRQIIKLSNYTLGVYLIHPFYVFILNRFHINALSMNPIISVPFIVLIVFVLSLISAALLKKIPVVNKCIV is encoded by the coding sequence ATGAGAAACAGAGATCTTTCTTTAGATTTGCTCCGCATACTCTCCGCTATATCAGTAATAACAATACATGTTGCAGGTGATTATTGGTCTGCTGTCAGCATTCACTCTTTAGAATGGCAGACATTCAATTTCTATGATAGCATGGCCCGATTCTCTGTTCCTGCATTTGTTATGATCAGCGGAGTTTTGCTCTTGGATACTTCTTATAAATTAACTGTTTCTGACTTGTTTAAAAAGAAGATTCTAAGATTTATCCTAATGTTTCTTATTTGGAGCTTGTTCTATACCTTTGTTTTTACTCCTCCACATAATCTAAAAGAACTCCTTGTAAGTTGCTTTTCAGGGACCACCCATTTATGGTTCCTAAAGATGATTATTGGATTATACATATTAATTCCCATCTTGAGAAAAATAGTTAGTGACAAACAAACCGCAAGATATTTCCTTATTGTATATATTGTTTTCTCTTTATTTGTTTACCCATTACAAGGCGTAAACTATTTCGGAATAATTTATGATCAGTTTATAGATAATGGTTATATGTATATGCCCTTGGGCTTTACCGGGTATTTTATTGCCGGCTACTATTTAAAACGGATGGCGACTTTTAAAAAGAATGCCCGAGTGTGCATTTATCTTCTTGCCATTGTAGGTTTTATAATAACAGTAATAGGTACAGGCGTTATTTCAAATGCTAAAGGAACCGCAACAGAATCACTCTATGATTACTTAACCCCAAATGTAGCAATGATGACATTAGGCGTTTTTACTTTTTTCAATTATAGAATGCCAAAGATAGAGTTTAGTGATAAAATGAGACGTCAGATCATTAAACTCTCAAATTATACACTGGGAGTTTATCTGATTCATCCTTTTTATGTATTTATTCTCAATCGTTTCCATATAAATGCATTATCTATGAATCCAATAATTTCAGTACCATTCATTGTATTGATTGTATTTGTTTTATCTTTAATCAGCGCTGCTCTTCTAAAGAAGATCCCTGTTGTAAACAAATGTATTGTGTAA
- a CDS encoding ROK family protein, translating to MKIAIDLGGTNIRVGVIDEGKVVRKISKPCPSKGSEEEVLTFLINMIEEEAQQQFEGIGIGVPSVVDTEHGIVYNVSNIPSWKEVYLKDILQQKFNVPVFVNNDSNCFALGEKLFGECISYSNIIGITLGTGVGAGVIIDGKLYNGVNTGAGEIGSLAYLDSDYEHYCSSDFFVRYYNTTGQEVYKKACAADSDALAIWNEIGTHLGNLMKVVLYTYDPEAIVLGGGIATAYPFFSESMLTSMSDFPYKKIVDNVKILISKKEDISLLGASALVV from the coding sequence ATGAAAATTGCAATAGATTTAGGAGGAACCAATATAAGGGTAGGAGTGATTGATGAAGGGAAGGTGGTTCGGAAAATCAGTAAGCCTTGCCCTTCAAAAGGAAGCGAAGAAGAGGTGCTGACTTTTCTGATAAACATGATAGAAGAAGAGGCTCAGCAACAATTTGAAGGAATTGGCATTGGCGTTCCTTCAGTTGTAGATACAGAACACGGCATTGTGTATAATGTGTCTAATATTCCTTCCTGGAAAGAGGTCTATCTGAAAGATATCCTTCAGCAAAAATTCAATGTTCCCGTTTTCGTTAATAATGACTCCAATTGCTTTGCATTGGGCGAGAAGTTGTTTGGTGAATGTATCTCTTATTCAAATATAATCGGTATTACCTTGGGAACAGGAGTAGGAGCCGGAGTCATTATTGATGGAAAGTTATACAATGGTGTCAATACCGGAGCCGGAGAGATAGGCTCATTAGCTTATCTTGATAGTGATTATGAGCACTATTGCAGCAGTGACTTTTTTGTTCGATATTATAATACAACTGGTCAGGAGGTTTATAAAAAAGCTTGTGCAGCCGATTCAGACGCTTTGGCTATCTGGAATGAAATAGGAACTCATCTGGGTAATCTGATGAAGGTGGTGTTGTATACTTATGATCCCGAAGCTATTGTTTTAGGTGGTGGAATTGCAACAGCTTATCCTTTTTTCTCTGAAAGTATGCTCACATCAATGTCCGATTTCCCTTATAAGAAGATAGTTGATAATGTTAAGATCCTGATTTCAAAAAAGGAAGATATCAGTCTGCTGGGTGCTTCAGCCTTAGTTGTCTGA
- a CDS encoding alkaline phosphatase, translated as MKKILVKVTSLVLFIALFPLTSQAQSRQDKEQTVTIEDTYDVVKLQAPKGKKIKNVIFMVGDGMSLMHMYSAWTVNKGKLNLDNAQAVGLSKTYCANKLITDSGAGGTAFATGHKTNYHMVGTDVNGNPLPSLTDFAKAKKLSTGVVVTCRLNDATPADFCCNNPDRDKSYEIAADYTTCDVDFIFGGGSNYFENRPDGRNLFREMENKGYQTPRKWNDLASIKSGKVLAVFDTLDLPAPKVRGNILEKASMKAIGLLSENKKGFFLMIEGSQLDDYGHSNELDLLMQEVLDFDKTIGKVFEWAAKDGETLVVVTADHETGGLTLVGGDLNKGEIVGKFSTGGHSGVMVPVYAFGPGSENFTGIYENTALCDKIKKLLKM; from the coding sequence ATGAAAAAAATATTAGTAAAAGTAACGTCTTTGGTTCTGTTCATTGCGTTATTCCCTTTAACATCACAGGCTCAAAGTCGTCAGGACAAAGAACAGACAGTTACAATTGAAGATACATACGATGTAGTTAAACTACAGGCCCCAAAAGGCAAGAAGATTAAAAACGTAATCTTTATGGTGGGTGATGGTATGAGTCTGATGCACATGTATTCGGCGTGGACTGTAAATAAAGGTAAGTTGAATCTGGATAATGCACAGGCGGTAGGCCTTTCAAAAACCTATTGTGCAAATAAGCTGATTACTGATTCCGGTGCTGGAGGAACAGCCTTTGCTACCGGACATAAAACGAATTATCACATGGTGGGAACAGATGTGAACGGGAATCCTCTTCCTTCATTGACAGACTTTGCCAAGGCAAAAAAACTCTCTACCGGTGTAGTGGTTACTTGTCGTCTGAACGATGCCACTCCGGCAGATTTCTGTTGTAACAATCCAGATCGCGATAAAAGCTATGAAATAGCAGCCGATTATACCACTTGCGATGTAGATTTCATCTTTGGAGGTGGTTCCAACTATTTTGAAAACAGACCCGACGGAAGAAATCTTTTCAGAGAGATGGAGAATAAAGGTTATCAGACTCCTCGTAAATGGAACGATCTTGCATCAATAAAGTCGGGTAAAGTACTGGCGGTATTCGATACCCTTGATTTACCTGCACCTAAGGTTCGTGGTAATATCCTTGAGAAAGCTTCAATGAAAGCTATTGGCTTGCTGTCTGAAAATAAAAAAGGTTTTTTCCTGATGATAGAAGGTTCACAGCTGGATGATTATGGTCACTCAAATGAACTTGATTTATTAATGCAGGAGGTACTTGACTTTGACAAGACTATTGGAAAAGTATTTGAATGGGCTGCCAAAGATGGTGAAACACTTGTTGTTGTAACAGCCGACCACGAAACGGGTGGATTAACATTAGTAGGTGGCGATCTTAATAAAGGAGAAATTGTAGGAAAATTCTCAACCGGCGGACATAGCGGTGTAATGGTACCGGTGTATGCTTTTGGGCCGGGTTCGGAAAACTTTACCGGAATATATGAGAACACAGCTTTATGTGATAAAATTAAGAAGCTATTAAAGATGTAA
- a CDS encoding trehalase family glycosidase: MLGFSLNALAQNQDTTVLNKYKLPYKDTYVKDALVAENEFRIMKPQIISHGTFEQAKAILPNPVWAGHEKEIEMYWHAWQIAIGNIKDPIPGSGFVASYLDTAYNGNIFMWDTSFMMLFARYGARFFPFQHTLDNFYAKQHPDGFICREIRADGSDCFERYDPTSTGPNLIPWVEMAYYKEFGDTERLNKVFPVLCAYYKWLKLNRTWQNGTYWSSGWGTGMDNMPRVQSKYNPIYSNGHMVWLDTNLQQLFTANILLQMGFYLERWQEIEDFEDEVKMLKEYIRKNLWDEKTGFLYDQYADGSLCPTKGIGAYWALYSDVLDKSKLDKMVSELNNPKTFNRKYRVPSLSADHPKYKEDGRYWQGGIWPGTNYMVMNGLAEKGYRTLAHEIAVNHYSQVFEVYKKTGTFFEYYAPESCEPGFMARKDFVGWTGLPPIAELIEFIIGIRSDYSNKTVTWDMNLTEKNGIERLPFGSKGMISFIAAPRKSVNEVPHITIDTNEPFELVVKYGADKEKRVTVEAGKHTY, encoded by the coding sequence ATGCTGGGCTTTTCGTTAAATGCTTTGGCTCAGAATCAGGACACTACGGTGCTGAATAAGTATAAATTGCCCTATAAGGACACCTATGTAAAAGATGCTTTGGTGGCCGAGAATGAGTTTCGCATAATGAAGCCCCAAATAATTAGTCACGGAACTTTTGAGCAGGCAAAGGCTATTCTGCCCAATCCCGTATGGGCTGGCCACGAAAAAGAAATTGAGATGTATTGGCATGCCTGGCAGATAGCAATAGGTAATATAAAAGATCCAATTCCGGGATCAGGATTTGTAGCTAGTTATCTGGATACGGCCTATAATGGCAATATCTTTATGTGGGATACCTCATTTATGATGTTGTTTGCCCGTTACGGTGCCCGCTTCTTTCCTTTTCAGCATACGCTTGATAACTTTTATGCAAAGCAACATCCCGATGGATTTATTTGCAGAGAGATAAGGGCTGACGGATCTGACTGCTTTGAACGGTACGACCCCACAAGTACAGGTCCTAACCTTATTCCCTGGGTGGAAATGGCCTATTACAAAGAGTTTGGCGATACAGAACGACTCAATAAGGTTTTCCCTGTATTGTGCGCCTATTACAAATGGCTGAAACTGAATCGTACCTGGCAAAACGGAACATACTGGTCCAGTGGCTGGGGCACGGGCATGGATAACATGCCAAGAGTACAGTCAAAGTACAATCCTATTTACAGCAACGGGCACATGGTGTGGCTGGATACCAATCTGCAGCAACTATTCACTGCAAATATACTTCTTCAAATGGGATTTTATCTGGAAAGATGGCAGGAGATAGAAGACTTTGAAGACGAAGTAAAGATGCTGAAAGAGTACATCCGCAAAAACCTATGGGACGAAAAAACAGGATTTCTTTATGACCAGTATGCCGATGGTTCACTGTGCCCAACAAAAGGAATAGGAGCTTATTGGGCTCTTTACTCAGATGTTCTTGATAAGAGCAAGTTGGACAAAATGGTTTCCGAACTGAATAATCCCAAAACGTTCAACAGGAAATATCGTGTTCCGTCATTGTCGGCCGATCATCCCAAATATAAAGAAGACGGTCGCTACTGGCAGGGAGGAATATGGCCGGGAACCAATTATATGGTTATGAATGGTCTGGCAGAAAAAGGATACAGAACGTTGGCACACGAAATAGCTGTAAACCATTACAGTCAGGTGTTCGAGGTATACAAGAAAACAGGTACCTTCTTTGAATATTATGCACCGGAAAGCTGTGAGCCCGGATTTATGGCCAGAAAAGATTTTGTGGGATGGACCGGACTTCCGCCTATTGCCGAACTTATTGAATTCATCATCGGTATTCGTTCCGATTACTCAAACAAAACAGTAACTTGGGATATGAATCTGACCGAGAAGAATGGCATTGAACGTTTGCCTTTCGGTTCAAAAGGAATGATCAGCTTCATTGCTGCTCCGCGTAAATCAGTAAACGAAGTACCCCATATTACCATTGACACAAACGAACCGTTTGAACTGGTTGTGAAATATGGAGCCGATAAAGAGAAGCGAGTAACGGTTGAGGCCGGTAAACATACCTATTAG
- a CDS encoding endonuclease/exonuclease/phosphatase family protein — protein MKKNLLILLLPFLVSWTTPKQDVEVNGINVMTFNIRYDNPDDSLNNWKYRKENAANAIRFYDVDILGTQEVLHNQLVDLKNFLPGYEALGVGRKDGKEGGEYSALWFKKNRFSLIKSGYFWLSQTPNVPGSLGWDGACERIATWAILKDKRTSKSVFALNTHFDHVGKVARRESVKLILNNISKISKGLPVIVTGDFNAEPSSSVVKSLTDTNDAEHLTDSRTASPLIYGPAWSFHDFGNIPLNERSLIDYIFVRNGVRVLKYGVLAEMNNSTFLSDHAPVLIRISIQ, from the coding sequence ATGAAAAAGAATCTTTTAATATTATTGTTGCCTTTCCTTGTTTCCTGGACTACTCCGAAACAAGATGTGGAAGTAAACGGCATTAATGTGATGACATTCAATATCAGGTATGATAATCCTGATGACAGTCTGAATAATTGGAAATATCGAAAAGAGAATGCAGCCAATGCCATTCGTTTCTATGATGTAGATATTTTAGGAACGCAGGAAGTACTTCATAATCAGTTGGTCGACCTGAAGAATTTTCTTCCTGGTTATGAGGCTTTGGGAGTGGGGCGCAAAGATGGTAAAGAAGGTGGAGAATATAGTGCTCTTTGGTTTAAGAAGAATCGTTTCAGTTTGATTAAATCAGGATATTTCTGGTTGAGTCAGACACCGAACGTTCCCGGATCACTAGGGTGGGATGGTGCTTGTGAACGCATAGCAACCTGGGCTATCCTGAAAGATAAAAGAACCAGTAAAAGTGTATTCGCACTCAATACCCATTTTGATCATGTTGGGAAAGTAGCCCGTAGAGAAAGTGTAAAACTGATTCTTAACAATATTAGTAAAATAAGCAAAGGACTTCCCGTTATTGTTACCGGAGATTTTAATGCTGAACCATCATCCAGTGTAGTTAAATCTCTGACTGACACTAATGATGCCGAACACTTAACAGATTCGCGCACTGCATCACCTCTTATTTACGGTCCGGCATGGAGTTTCCACGATTTTGGGAATATTCCTTTGAATGAACGGTCGTTGATTGATTATATTTTCGTTCGTAACGGAGTAAGAGTCTTAAAGTATGGAGTATTGGCAGAAATGAATAACTCCACATTCCTGTCAGATCATGCTCCGGTATTGATTCGCATATCCATCCAATAA
- a CDS encoding Pls/PosA family non-ribosomal peptide synthetase, with translation MFLENFFESSVLSYPCSVAIEEGDTQYTYVEADKMANKLAHFLKSKDIGPEDKVVILLPRMYQVPIVMLGVLKAGAAYIPLDPEIPAERVNFIMQDAGAKLLITSDIILGRIGEQLNPQPIFNIDKQLSETEVYPDTKPEVLNRSLSNLCYIIYTSGTTGQPKGVLLEHRNVANYISSAREIYPIDDTDRALQGFSVSFDASVEEIWVTFSAGATLVIGTFEIMRSGDRFASILNNLEITFLSCAPTLLSMVKEDIPGLKILIFGGEVCSKDIAGRWCKPGRVVFNTYGPTEATVIATYSVLKPFEEVTIGKPLQGYDVLLVNEQLEVVADGEEGEILIGGESVARGYLNREELSAKKFVVTDKFKGVKERYYRTGDLAKYSPNGEILFLGRADAQVKVRGFRVELAEIEGLLTKCDGIQAAAVALDSKTQQLAAYVVLRKGEDINREEIAKLLRQTLPYYMIPSTLDIIEALPMTSSQKIDRNKLPAPQLPLTFSSEKTIIPPSTPLESEMVKIIARNIQRDDISMSDNFFDDLGGHSLLAAIVVSEMRELKMFENMSVADVYKYPVLSDLARELEKIKPKEDAGSPKERDIYKPTKRAYYTCTLFQGISLLFLILLFGLEWLGPFIVYSYYYQAENGVVYSLFMSLLMYFAILPVLSAFAIGFKWVVLGKIKAGKYKLWGSYYFRFWIVDKLIAICPTTYFTGTYVINVFYRLLGAKIGNNTYINTSAVSIFDLLSVGDNVSICTDSHLRGYSIADGYLNIGTIEIEDDVFIGTRCCVAHNTKMGKNSSLEDLSLIPEGFTIPENEHWAGSPASKNGINQHKESIKLWSRKFTFLSLIGVFIIPLLTMVAYFPGMMLITHLDYLSEKYHFLWITIVVGFSFVTLLALIITILKWVLLGNMKDGKHPVNSFFYYKKWFFDQLMKLSLQVIGTLYTTLYLQIWFKMLGVKMGKRVEISTVEFISPDLLVTGDECFLADSVSIGASHVRNGYIDIAKTYIGNRTFVGNSAVISPNTHLGNDVLVGVLSKMSDKDLPAKDGTSWFGSPAVFLPRRDINHDFSAERTYKPTRKLFIQRYTIEFLRVILPATLFILFAALITNVISYMQVEKDLNGLFLIFPVLYLGAGILATLVTALLKWIVIGKYTPAKKPLWSNYVWRSELVTGVYENFLVLFFLNVLTGTPFIKYPLRLLGCKLGKRVCLFTTQITEFDLIKIDDDSVCNDNCTLQTHLFEDRVMKMSYINIGKECSVGGMAVVLYDSKMEDRSILEPLSVLMKNETLPANNCFIGAPAVKT, from the coding sequence ATGTTCTTAGAAAACTTTTTTGAGAGTTCTGTACTTTCATATCCTTGTTCAGTTGCTATTGAAGAAGGAGATACACAATATACCTATGTTGAAGCAGATAAAATGGCTAATAAGTTAGCCCATTTTCTTAAATCGAAAGACATAGGCCCGGAAGATAAGGTTGTTATTTTATTACCCCGAATGTATCAGGTCCCCATTGTGATGCTTGGCGTATTGAAAGCAGGAGCTGCCTATATTCCCCTTGATCCTGAGATTCCGGCAGAAAGAGTAAACTTTATTATGCAAGATGCAGGTGCAAAACTACTCATTACTTCAGATATTATTCTCGGGCGCATCGGTGAACAACTGAATCCTCAGCCCATATTTAATATTGATAAGCAGCTTTCTGAAACGGAAGTGTATCCGGATACCAAACCTGAAGTACTGAATCGCTCTTTAAGTAATTTGTGCTATATTATCTATACTTCGGGAACTACAGGACAACCTAAAGGAGTGTTGCTGGAACACAGAAATGTGGCAAACTATATCTCTTCGGCGCGCGAAATTTATCCTATAGATGATACAGACCGGGCATTGCAAGGTTTCTCTGTTTCTTTTGATGCATCGGTGGAAGAAATATGGGTTACATTCTCGGCAGGTGCAACCTTGGTAATAGGTACATTTGAAATAATGCGCTCGGGCGATAGGTTTGCTTCAATACTCAATAATCTTGAGATTACATTCCTTTCGTGTGCTCCTACGCTACTATCAATGGTAAAGGAAGATATACCCGGATTGAAAATATTAATATTCGGCGGTGAAGTCTGTTCAAAAGATATTGCTGGCAGGTGGTGCAAACCCGGACGGGTTGTATTTAATACCTATGGACCAACCGAAGCTACCGTTATTGCAACATATTCGGTATTGAAACCATTTGAAGAGGTTACCATAGGCAAACCATTGCAGGGATATGATGTACTGTTGGTTAATGAACAACTGGAGGTTGTGGCAGACGGTGAAGAAGGAGAAATTCTTATTGGTGGAGAAAGTGTAGCCCGTGGATATTTGAACAGAGAGGAATTGTCTGCTAAGAAATTTGTTGTTACCGATAAGTTCAAAGGAGTTAAAGAAAGATATTACCGCACAGGAGACTTGGCTAAGTATTCGCCAAACGGAGAGATTCTTTTCCTTGGAAGAGCGGATGCTCAGGTAAAAGTCCGTGGTTTCAGAGTTGAGCTGGCAGAAATTGAGGGACTGCTTACAAAGTGTGATGGAATTCAGGCAGCTGCAGTGGCTCTTGATTCTAAAACACAACAACTTGCTGCGTATGTTGTATTGCGTAAAGGAGAAGATATTAACCGTGAAGAGATAGCAAAACTATTGCGCCAGACTCTTCCTTATTACATGATTCCTTCAACACTGGATATTATTGAAGCACTGCCCATGACCTCAAGTCAGAAGATTGACCGGAATAAGTTGCCGGCTCCTCAATTACCACTGACATTCTCTTCCGAGAAGACTATTATTCCACCTTCAACGCCACTGGAATCGGAGATGGTGAAGATAATAGCCCGGAATATTCAAAGAGATGATATTTCAATGAGCGATAATTTTTTCGATGATCTGGGAGGACATTCATTGCTTGCGGCTATTGTAGTATCGGAAATGCGTGAGTTGAAGATGTTTGAGAATATGTCGGTGGCGGATGTTTATAAATATCCGGTACTATCTGATCTGGCTCGTGAACTTGAAAAGATAAAGCCAAAAGAAGATGCAGGCTCTCCAAAAGAACGGGACATTTATAAACCGACCAAACGAGCTTATTATACATGCACCCTCTTTCAGGGAATATCCCTTCTATTCCTTATCCTGCTTTTCGGACTTGAATGGTTGGGTCCTTTTATTGTTTATTCCTATTATTATCAGGCAGAGAATGGGGTAGTCTATTCTTTGTTTATGAGTTTACTGATGTATTTTGCAATACTACCGGTACTTTCAGCATTTGCAATAGGCTTTAAATGGGTAGTTCTTGGAAAGATTAAGGCCGGTAAATATAAGCTATGGGGCAGTTATTATTTCAGATTCTGGATTGTTGATAAATTAATCGCTATCTGTCCAACAACTTATTTTACCGGAACTTATGTAATAAATGTATTTTATCGGTTACTGGGTGCTAAGATTGGTAACAATACTTATATAAACACATCAGCCGTATCCATTTTTGATTTGCTGAGCGTTGGCGATAACGTAAGTATCTGTACAGATTCTCATTTACGAGGATATTCTATTGCTGATGGATATCTGAATATAGGAACCATTGAAATAGAGGATGATGTGTTTATCGGTACAAGGTGCTGCGTTGCTCATAACACAAAAATGGGTAAAAACAGTTCTCTTGAAGATCTTTCACTTATTCCCGAAGGTTTTACAATTCCTGAAAACGAACATTGGGCCGGATCACCCGCCTCAAAGAACGGAATAAATCAACATAAGGAGTCCATTAAACTTTGGTCACGGAAGTTCACATTCCTTTCATTGATAGGAGTCTTTATTATTCCACTTTTAACAATGGTTGCATATTTCCCAGGAATGATGCTGATCACACATCTTGATTATTTGTCTGAGAAATACCATTTCCTTTGGATAACCATTGTTGTAGGCTTTTCTTTTGTAACACTGCTTGCATTGATTATAACCATACTTAAATGGGTATTGCTGGGAAATATGAAAGACGGCAAACATCCTGTCAACAGTTTCTTTTATTATAAGAAATGGTTCTTTGATCAGCTAATGAAGTTGAGCCTTCAGGTTATAGGAACTCTCTACACAACACTTTATCTGCAGATATGGTTTAAAATGCTAGGAGTGAAGATGGGGAAGCGGGTGGAAATATCTACTGTAGAATTTATTTCGCCAGACCTCTTAGTTACAGGCGATGAATGTTTCCTTGCCGATTCGGTATCTATCGGAGCATCGCACGTAAGAAACGGATATATTGATATTGCCAAAACATATATAGGAAACCGCACTTTCGTGGGAAATAGCGCAGTGATTAGTCCCAATACTCATTTGGGAAACGATGTGTTGGTTGGCGTACTTTCCAAGATGAGTGATAAAGACTTACCGGCAAAAGATGGCACATCATGGTTTGGTTCTCCGGCAGTCTTTTTGCCCAGAAGGGATATAAATCATGATTTCTCGGCTGAGCGTACTTATAAGCCGACAAGAAAACTCTTTATCCAACGCTACACGATTGAGTTTTTGCGTGTTATTTTGCCTGCAACACTTTTCATACTCTTTGCAGCGTTGATTACAAATGTAATTTCCTATATGCAGGTAGAAAAAGACCTGAATGGATTGTTCCTTATTTTCCCCGTCCTTTATCTTGGTGCAGGAATTCTGGCAACTTTGGTAACGGCTTTGTTGAAATGGATTGTTATTGGTAAATATACCCCGGCCAAGAAGCCACTCTGGAGTAATTACGTTTGGAGAAGCGAACTTGTAACAGGAGTTTATGAAAACTTTTTAGTACTGTTCTTTCTGAATGTGCTTACCGGAACTCCCTTTATAAAATATCCGTTGCGTTTGCTGGGATGCAAACTGGGAAAAAGAGTTTGTCTCTTTACCACCCAGATTACAGAGTTCGATTTAATAAAGATAGATGACGATTCAGTCTGCAATGACAATTGTACACTGCAAACTCACCTCTTTGAAGACAGGGTAATGAAAATGTCGTATATAAATATCGGTAAAGAGTGCAGTGTGGGAGGTATGGCAGTAGTACTTTATGATTCAAAGATGGAAGATCGTTCCATATTGGAACCATTGTCCGTACTGATGAAAAATGAAACTCTACCGGCAAATAACTGTTTTATTGGAGCTCCGGCTGTTAAGACTTAG
- a CDS encoding DNA-binding transcriptional regulator, whose product MIRLILLTDFTESYAHQLLKGIMDYSKKHEPWVLCRMPPAFKQQYGIEGILNWAKRWKADAIIAQFNSGDNVDLFRKNGITAVAQDYNSRFTTIPNITSNYKLTGKMVAEFFLQRGFKNFAFFGYKNACWSQERCEGFKDEIAKYGFTDNFYAFHNQKLEELWFYKQHPLSKWLKSLPKPIAMMACDDTQGQIITEICKLSNIRIPEDIALMGVDNDEMTCNLSDPSLSSVLLDVEKGGYNTARLIDSMVKSKNFDSYKDIYISTSYIVQRQSTNIYPIQDKEIARALKFIDECKLEKINVEDVVKQVALSRRLLEIRFKQFTKMSVYQYIMKKKMDVFAQLLIESKAPVTEIAAQLGITDMKNLSRQFKTIEGCSPLQYRKEHSPNKKI is encoded by the coding sequence ATGATCCGACTCATTTTACTTACTGATTTTACTGAATCTTATGCGCATCAGTTGCTGAAAGGCATAATGGATTACTCGAAAAAGCACGAACCGTGGGTATTATGCCGCATGCCACCGGCATTCAAGCAGCAGTACGGAATTGAAGGTATTCTGAATTGGGCAAAGAGATGGAAAGCGGATGCCATTATTGCCCAGTTTAACAGCGGAGATAATGTTGATTTATTCAGAAAAAATGGCATTACTGCAGTAGCACAGGATTATAATTCAAGGTTTACTACCATTCCAAATATTACCAGTAATTACAAGCTGACCGGAAAGATGGTTGCCGAGTTCTTCCTTCAGAGAGGATTTAAGAACTTTGCTTTTTTCGGTTATAAGAACGCCTGCTGGTCGCAGGAACGTTGTGAAGGTTTTAAGGATGAAATAGCAAAGTACGGATTCACTGATAATTTCTATGCATTCCATAACCAGAAGCTCGAGGAGCTTTGGTTTTACAAACAGCATCCTCTTTCAAAATGGTTAAAATCGCTGCCCAAGCCCATTGCCATGATGGCGTGCGATGATACGCAGGGACAGATTATCACCGAGATATGTAAGTTAAGCAATATACGAATACCCGAAGATATTGCTTTGATGGGGGTTGATAATGATGAAATGACGTGCAATCTTTCTGATCCTTCTCTTTCGAGTGTGCTTCTTGATGTGGAAAAGGGCGGATATAATACTGCCCGACTTATTGATTCAATGGTGAAATCGAAGAATTTTGATTCTTATAAAGATATTTATATCAGCACTTCTTATATTGTTCAGCGCCAATCAACCAATATCTACCCTATTCAGGATAAAGAGATTGCCAGGGCTTTAAAGTTTATTGATGAGTGTAAGCTCGAGAAAATAAATGTTGAGGATGTTGTTAAGCAAGTGGCACTTTCACGTCGTTTGCTGGAAATACGATTCAAGCAATTCACCAAGATGTCTGTTTACCAGTACATCATGAAGAAAAAAATGGATGTTTTTGCACAACTGCTCATAGAGAGTAAGGCTCCGGTTACTGAGATAGCCGCCCAACTGGGAATTACAGATATGAAAAACTTATCCCGGCAGTTTAAAACAATTGAGGGATGCTCTCCTCTGCAGTACAGAAAAGAGCACTCCCCCAACAAGAAAATTTAG